ATCACTGGCGGGTGTGTTTCACCCTTCCATGCAGGACCCTGagccccctccctgtctctccctccagccTTTCCTTTTCCGCCTGTCTGTGTCTGTCCTCTTGGGTGCCTTGACTTTCTACCTCTGCTCCTGTAGTATCCTTCCAGCCAGGACACCCCGAAGAGTGTGTCAGGAGGACCCCTGTCCTTCAGGGTTGATGTAGATGAGTCCTCTGGGCCACTGAGTCCTGGGTTCCAGGGGTGGGCAGCAGCATCCGAATAAAAGCCTGGTAGGCCCCAGACAGGATAGGGAGCACTTGCTGGTTTCTTTGGATGAGTGAGGGCATCATTGGATGGCAGCTCCACTCCAGATGGGCCTTTGAATCCAGGCCgggcctttcttctctccttggccaagggggctcctgggcaggGTGGTGGCCAGCAGATTGGGGGCTGACTGAAAGTCCCACCTGGACTGGAGGTGGGccaagggtggggaggagaaaatgaTGTCAGAGGAGCTGCAGGCCCCACagcttctttctcccccaccctgtccctgccctgtgcctcccccatccctcccaggCTGGTAGGCTGGGGGCAGgagtggagggaggtgggcagaggcagggTTGTTTGTGTTTCTCTTAAGCCAGGAAGTTGTGCAGGTGAGTCAAGGTTGAATAGAGAGCTCCGGGCAGTGCTGTCCCGCCCCACCCTGACTCACCTGCCCCCCAAATCCCCTCACTTAAGAGTCCAGGGCCTGCCACTTCCTGGAAGGTCAATGCCAGGTGCCCCCGGCAGCCTACAGCCTAACAGTGCTGGCCTAGGTCTCAGATGCTCCCAGGTCCTTACCCAGCCAGAGGGGTCTTTCCCCCGGTAGGCATTTTTGCCCCAGCTCTCCTGTCCTTACTTGTCTCAGGTATCTGTGCAGCGCCTGTGGGTGATAAGACATGGGTAAGACCCTGGCCTTGCCTAGCAGTGCTGGCCATCTTCAGACCAGTGAGTGAATAAGACAGGTGCACGTATTTGGCTCTGAGGCCCCTGCAcaatgcagagagggagaccttCCGTGTGAAGGTGGAAAATCCAGGAAGGCTGCTCAGAGGAGGTAGCTCTGGGATTGGGGCTTCAAGAAAGTTGGGCAGGGGAAGGAATCTGGGGAGGGCACGCAAGGTTTGGGGCCTGCTGGGGCCAGGGCCCCCAGGCTAGTCCTGCCCTTCTCACTCCAGCTGAGCCTGCCTCCTGGTTCCTGTCCTGGcccacctccttctccccttctgtgCATCACTCAGCACTTGGGCAGGCGTTGCCACAACAGGCTCTGGCAACCAGGTTTGGCAACAAAGCACTGGAAAAACCTGGGGCAGAGCCCAGAGGAGTTGAGTGCCCTGTGCTCAGAGCATGCTCAGAGACTGCACGTCTGAGCCTTCAACAGTCTGTGGGTCATGCAGTCTGTTGCTCCACGGTGGTGGAGTGAGACCCTCTTAGCTCTTGCGCTGGGCAGCCTGGGGCTAGCAGAAAGGCACTGGACTTGGAGTCCAAACACCAGGCTCCACTCCCTGATTCACCTGTGACAGGGGCAAGAATGCTTTCTTCTCAGGGACTTGAAGTTCCTTTTTGTAAATGGGCTCACTCTACCCTTCCCCCAGAGGTTCCAGGGAAACTCTCGTTAGAGGGAAAGCAATAAGGCGCTGTGTAAGCTCGAAGGGGCGCCTTGGCAGCTGTGTGAAGTCAGGAGGTCTGGGtcctcttggcccctctccccgGGATAAAAGGTCAAGATCAGCCACTTTtagctccctcttctccctcagaTGTTATGGAGCTCGGTCTGTCTCCACCTCATCTCAGCAGCTCCCCGGAAGACCTGTACCTGACCCCTGGGACCCCTCCTGGGACTCCTCCGCCTCCCGATGCCCCTCTACCTGGGGAGGTCAAGCGGTCCCAGCCTCTGCCCATTCCGACCAGCAGGTACAATGGGGTGATGGAGCTGAGGAGgggctggtggtggtggggcGGTCAGTGCCAGGTAAGGCAGAAGCTTGCAGTCAACTTCTTCTCTGTTCCCTACCTTGGGCCACAGGAATCTTCTTCGAGAGGAGGAGCTGCGGACAAGCTCTCTACCCTCCATCCCCAACCCCTTCCCTGAGCTCTGTAGTCCTCCTTCACAGACCCCCATTCTTGGGGGGCCCTCCAGTGCAAGGGGGCTGCTCCCTCGAGATGCCAGCCGCCCCCATGTGAGTTGtcttgggagagagaagggaaggataTGGGGATGCTGTGGGTATGAGGGTGGATATGGTACTGCTTccatggaggtgggggggggtttATGAGGAATGCCTACAGGTAGAGCAGGCAGCAGAAGGGAAGTCACCACCCTTTGTCCTTCCTCAAGTCATCTGCAATTCCCGGGGTACAGGTAGTAAAGGTATACAGTGAAGATGGGGCTTGCCGGTCCGTGGAGGTGGCCGCCGGTGCTACGGCTCGCTACGTGTGTGAAATGCTGGTGCAGCGAGCTCACGCCTTGAGCGATGAAAACTGGGGGCTGGTGGAGTGCCATCCCCATCTGGCACTGGGTGAGTTGGAGTGAAGGGGGGCTATCCGGACAGGGAGGCAAATGCTTCACACGTTGGGCTGGGCAGGTGGCTCATCTGGGAGGCCTGGCTGGTCTCCCCTGACCCCTGCTTTTTGCCCTTGCTCTCAGAGCGGGCCTTGGAGGACCACGAGTCAGTGGTGGAAGTGCAGGCTGCCTGGCCCATTGGTGGAGACAGTCGCTTTGTCTTCCGGAAGAACTTCGCCAAGTATGAACTGTTCAAGAGCTCCCCAGTGAGTGTGGGTGAAGGGGGTCTGGGCACTGGGAATACCTTGATCCCCAACTTGGGTCCTCAATCCCTGCCTCCTGACTCCTTTCCCCCCAGCACTCCCTGTTCCCAGAAAAGATGGTCTCCAGCTGTCTGGATGCACACACAGGCATATCCCATGAAGACCTCATCCAGGTAAAGGGATACCTCCATTCATGATGCCCCAGGATCGCCTATTGCTTTTTGGCCCTTAAGCATTGTGCCTTCCCTCTATGTGGTGGAGGGCTTAGCACAGTCCTAAGCGACCGGAGAAGTCACTTTTCCTGGCTGAgagtcagtttcttcatctggtaAATGAGACAGTAAATAGTAAATGTATGTGAAGCATCTTCTCTCATGAAGGCctttgtgtgtgcgtgcgtgcgtgtgtgtgtgtgtgtgagtgtgtgtgtgtatctccctgtctccctcttggCGTCTCACACGCTTCCTGCTCTCTTCTGGACTCAGAACTTCCTGAATGCAGGCAGTTTCCCGGAGATCCAGGGCTTCCTGCAGCTCCGGGGGTCAGGACGGAAGCTTTGGAAGCGCTTCTTCTGCTTCCTGCGCCGGTCTGGCCTCTATTACTCCACAAAGGGCACCTCTAAGGTGAGATCTTGACAGCCCCACCCCCTAGGCTATCCCATTCCTGGTCCTTCTAGGGGTTGTCCCTTCCCTGTTGGAACTCCTGGACCTTTCTTCCCCTGGACCCTGAGACCCTCAGctgctcctctttcctccctAGCTTACCTACCCCAGGAAGTAGTGGTGGGAAAGGCAGGTGAAACTGAGTTCTAGTCCAGGCTCTGCTTCTgtttgctgtgtgacctgaggCACTTATCTGCTCCTCTCTGGTCCTGAAATCTCCCCAGCTGGCTTACACGGACAATAATAGGGGGATAGGGTCTGCCTGTTAACAAGTCCTACCTACCCATGCTGCACAGGATCCAAGGCACCTGCAGTATGTAGCAGATGTGAATGAGTCGAATGTGTACGTGGTGACCCAGGGCCGCAAGCTCTATGGGATGCCCACGGACTTTGGCTTCTGTATCAAGGTAAAGACCTGGCCTGCCCTGGGAGGGAACAGGAGCTGCTCAGGCCCTGGGATCCTACCTAGGGTTTCTGAGCTCCCATCTGGGACACCCAgactcctccccctgccccctgccccgtgCCATGCCCTACAGAGACAGACATCTGGTCCTAATGGCAGATAAGGGACcacctggttttctctctctacaGCCAAACAAGCTCCGGAATGGCCACAAGGGGCTTCGGGTCTTCTGCAGCGAGGATGAGCAGAGTCGCACCTGCTGGTTAGCAGCTTTCCGCCTCTTCAAGGTGAGACCCTGGGAGTGGCATGGGGGCATGAGTGAGGAGTTGTAACTCTGCCCCCAGGAATGAGGGGGCATCATAGCATTGATCTCTCAGTGTGTCTGGTCCTCGCTCTGGCTTCAGAAAGCTCCTCATCCAGGGCCGAGATTCAGTCTTGCTCTTGGGGAGTTCTGGTGGAGGGGAGGTTTCAGGACCCAGCCGCCAGCACCTGCTTGACCtcggttctctttctctctccaacccACAGTATGGGGTGCAGCTGTATAAGAATTTTCAGCAGGCGCAGTCTCGCCACCTGCGTCCGTCCTGTGTGGGTTCCCCCCCTTTGGTGAGTCTGCACAGGGGCGTTAGGGGGGTGGGCGCTCAAGTCCCGTCCTGGGGACCCATGGGCCCTGTTCTGACCCCTCTCCCTCCTATCCCATCTACAGAGGAGTGTCTCTGATAACACCCTGGTGGCCATGGACTTCTCTGGCCATGCTGGGCGTGTCATCGAGAACCCCCGGGAAGCTCTGAGTGCAGCCCTGGAGGAGGCCCAAGCCTGGAGGGTGAGGGGCTATACCCATCTGCATGTTTATACTGGGCACCTTCTCTCCATGTGGGTTTCCATGGTGTGGGAGGAAGAGTGCGGGGGTTAAGGCAGGCCCCCAGGTGCAGAAAGGGTCTCTGTGTTCTCGAGGTACTGGGTGACACCTCAGTCACACTCTGACGCCATGTCCCCCCCTGCTCTGCAGAAGAACCACCGTCTCAGCCTGCCCACCCCAGGCTCAGGCACAAGCCTCAGTGCAGGTGGGTGAGAGCCCTGCGaccccaggggtgggggctgccatGGCTTCTCTGAGCATTCCCAGTGCGGGAGGTCAGTATGGGGTCTCCTGCCCAGAGTgactgcctgcctccctcccccaactccagccATCCACCGCACCCAACCCTGGTTCCATGGACGCATCTCCCGAGAGGAGAGCCAGCGGCTCATCGGGCAGCAGGGCCTGGTGGACGGGTAAGGGGCAGGGCTGAGCAGGCCAACAGACCCAGGGATAGCAGGGGCCCCACGTCAAGGCGGCAGCTGTGTCCTGGGGTAACGTTGCCCCGTCTCCTGGTAGCCTGTTCCTTGTTCGAGAGAGTCAGCGGAACCCACAGGGCTttgtcctctctctgtgccacctGCAGAAGGTCAAACATTATCTCATCCTCCCGGTGAGTAATCCCCACCTCCTTGCCAAGCCCCCTTGAGAAGCTCCCTGGCCCGTAGCGCGTCTGGGGGCTCCTGCTCTCTCCTTTGTCCCTGCGCAAGCCCTGGGGACCTTGGCCTTGACCAGGAGGGAGCCGCTCCCTGACCTTCCACCCCACCCTCTATGGCCGCCGCCCCCCCAGAGTGAGGAGGAGGGCCGCCTGTACTTCAGCATGGATGATGGCCAGACTCGCTTCACGGACCTGCTGCAGCTCGTGGAGTTCCACCAGCTGAACCGTGGCATCCTGCCGTGCTTGCTACGCCACTGCTGTACTCGCGTGGCCTTCTGACGGCTACAGAAACAGGCATGTGTCTTGGCCTGGTCCAGGCTGGCCACTGTCCCCTCTGCTCATAGGGTGGACTTGGAGGGTGCAGAAGGTGGGGACAGGCTCATGAATGATTGGATGGCTCCCCTACTCTGGAGAgctttctcctctgcccctttgcTTCCCTCAGGCAGAAAGCGCGCCTCACCCACTCCACCCCCAGCCTGTCTCCTCAAGAGAAGGCTCTTGGGGTGGCCCTCCCCTTCACAGAACTCCTGGACACTGCCCTGGGGCAAGGCGTTTTGGGAGAGATGGGGCAGCCCAGGTGGTCTTATGCCCCACACTTTGTACAGACTCAGAGGCCAGTTGATCTGCTCTGTTTTATACTAGTGacaataaagattattttttgatACACTTATGAGTTCTGTCTGGTAAGCCGTGGCTagctggggcagagaaggggagtgggagaggagggcaCCGGGCCTTGGCAAATGTGTCAGACACATCCAGGCCAGTACCCTCCAGCCTggatgttttcttcttcttttttttttcttccttccttcctgccttcctttctttccttatttttaaatatttatttttgaaagagagagtgcatgcatgcgggggaggggcagagggagggggaatgaGGATCCGAAGAGGgttccatgtggggcttgaactcataaactgcgtgactatgacctgagctgaagtctgatgctcgaccgactgagccacccaggcacccccagcctggAGGTTTCTTGAGGGCAGGGTGGTCTTGGTCATGTGAGAATCTCCAGTgtcccagcatggagcccggccCATCGTAGGTGCCTAGTAACTtcttgtttaataaatgaatgtacAAGGGACTGTCATTCAGGTGAGTTCTGACAGGGCCTAAAGCTACAGGGGTAACTCGAACAGGCCTGGGAGCTGGCGTGGAGTCTCATTCCATGTATCCTCTGCAAGTCCTGGGCCAACTGCTGGGATGAGTCCCGACGGTTATGTGTCTACAACCCCCACTTGGACGCGTGGCCAGCCACCTCTCCCAAGTCCCCATGCCCCCCATGGTCaacccctctccctcttgcttccTGTCCTCATATTTCTGTTCCCTCCAGAAAGCTGTATAATGGGTACCCTACACCACTCAGCCCTTTGAGTCTGGCTTCCCTCTCCAACCTAGCCTCCAACATCCAGAGTGATCTTTCCAAAATACAAGTCTGGATGGATCATGCAGGCTCTGGCCTCTCCCCACTGCCCATGCCGGTCTGTTTTTGTCTAAAGCGTTTTGTCTAAGagggaattttatagttttagctcttaatgTGACAGGAGTGCTTTATAACTGTCAAGCTGGCAACACCTGAATcagtcatttgatttttaaattacaaagtgaCCCTCTCTTCAGACACGTAAACTCTGactagacattatttttttttgccaaaaaatAAAACCGCAGTCTCATCCTTTGGATCCAGCTTCTAGTTTATCAGAAATACAGGGGACAGAGGGACATGTGAAATGACACATGGGGGATACAAATACCTGAAACAAGACGAGCATACTACAGAACAGATAACCCAGTTTcttcaacaatagcaaaattacaagaaaagatGGGGAATCTCTAGCTCTCaagaaatgaagacatatgtCAACTAGATGTTATGTATTGACCTTATTTGATTCAAATCCAAACTAGTTAAGTGTAAAAACATTTATGAGCAATTGGGGGAAATTTGAGCTCTGAGGAGATTTTTGATGATATTAGGGAGATATGGTTAACTTTTCAAGGGGGTGAAacggtggtgtgtgtgtgtgtaagtcttCATCTTTGAGCGAGTCATTCTGAAGTATTTACAGGTAAAATGATGTcttagctttgtttttaaaataaacccaaCGTTAGGGGAGAGGGTGTGAGTAGTCATCAGTTGGTCATGAGTTGATAATTGTTGAATCTGGATGATGGATACGTGGGGATTCATTAAATTCTCTAAATTTATGTAAGCTTGAAAATTCTACAgtaatttcttaaagttttattttattatttattttgaaagagagaatcctaagcccccagtgcagggctagaacccacaaactgtgagatcatgacctgaggtgaaaccagaagtcagacacttaaccgactgagccatccaggcaccaaacctggtgaatttttttaaatggagaaccTCTCCTCAGATCTTTGAGATTGGGCACAAGGTGGTGGGGTCCTGTTTTGCTGGTGAGGAAACCGACGGCTCAGTGAGGAGACCTGCCCCAAATCACAGTGAGAGAGCCaggatctcaactcaggtctgaATACAGGTCTGGGCTGTTCTGCTACGCTTGCCTGGCTGACTTCCAGGTGGAATTCCTAAATGGCctgtggggggtgaggggtggaagGGTGCTCTCCTGAGGAGCCCTTCCCTTCTCCGCAGCCCTGGTCTCTGGTTAGCGAGTTGTCCTGAAGTGACCTTGAGAAGGACCAGCCAACCACCACAGCCAGCCCTTGGGCCAGGCTTGGCAGCCCCTGCAGCCACTTGTAACCAAGACAACCCCAACCTTGGCTAATCCCAGGCTGGGGAGCCAGGTCTGTCAGACAGAGGTGGTAGAAAGTCCTCACCCACCCTCCAGCCTGGAATCTTCTGGAGATCTCCCCTGAAGAAATTACTGCAGTGGAGGCATGTGAGGGtgcaggttttgtttctttttagcagGAACCAAGGCCACCTGCTGCCTGCCACCTGCCATGCGGCAGAACCATCCAGAACCATCCCATCACTGGCTTCTTCCCGGTCCTGAGCTGACTGACTGTGTGACTGGCCAGGGATGCCCAGGGCCACTTCTAAGGTGTGGATGCTAGGGGTCCATGCTGGGATGGGAGTAAAGGGACCAGAATAAGTCATGTGTCTAGGGATTTAGGCTATATAAAAACAGGACTCAGTGACTCCTCATAGTCTGAGGCACCAGGCAGGCAGCAGACAATGCCCTTCTATGTCAATCAGCTAATCAGAGTATTTGGGACATTCTCATTTTAtgaatgggaaactgaggctcaaagagagcGACTCACCTGAAGTCCTACCTATAGTTAAAGACTGAGGTCAGACTCAGCCCAGCTTGCAGGAAGCAAAACATAGCCCTTCTCTGCCCTTtgttctctgtcccctctgttcTCGGGGCTGGCCACTAGGAAGGACCTGGGCCATAGGGGACCTTTCAAGGTGGCAGCTGGCTTGACCCTGAGCTGGATACTGGAAATCAGCAGCTGAACATCCTTACTGGGTGGCTGAGATCTCTGGCTTCTTAAAGGAAAGGCAGCAGCTGAGAGTGTTGGGGACAAGGGTCCCTCAAGATCAGCTTGCGGAGGGACCCAGGGCAAGGTTCCCCAGCTCTGAAGATGTGGGAGGAATGCTCTTCTCCTGCCAAAAGAGGCTGAAGCATGAGCCACACAGGCCAGACAGCACAAGGGACTTCCAAGGGTAGCTGCAGTGCAGTTAGTGAAAGCTTTCGGTTATGAGGACGACTGGGCGGGAGGCAGGGACACTGTGGAGAAGGTAGAGAGCTGGCACCTCAGACACTGTCTTTTCAATATCAAGTCATTGGGTTTGATTATAAAAAGTATATGTGCTTAtgaaagaacatttcagaaaTTAGGAAAagactttggaaaagaaaaggaaattcccTGTAATCTCCCTATGCCGAGGAGGACCCAGGCATTGAGAGAGGGTAATGGGGAGCTCACATGCAGGGGGCTGGCTCTAAGTGGCCTGTAATACATCATAGGCACCAGCTAGTATGGCTGGTGTGAGTCTGGTGCCAGGGTATAGCTGTCCTTGGCAGCACCGTGGGTCCGGAGGAGGGTGTGGCCTCAGGGTTGACCTCCCTGCCTGGTCAAGTGTGGAGGGCAAGGAGGGCTGCTGCCAACTTTCTGGATTTTGGGAACAGGTGGGCATGATTCTAGGGAAGTCCACCTCTCCTAGATTGCCCTAGGTGGGACATCTGGACAACGTTCTGGACAATTtatcctctccctgctccccagacATCCTGTTCAATGAAATCTACACAGCCTCCAAGTTCATGGGTGGAGGGCCTCCTGGTGCCAGCAGAGGGTTCAACATTCGGTCAGTGACCCTGCCTGGCTCCTTCCTTCTGCCCAgtgccaggcaccctgaggagggagggagggaagaataaaaggagacaggcaggggagaccAAGGCCATTCAGAAGGATCCTTTCTTTCCAAGCTGTCTACATAAGCAGTTTTCTACTGGCTTCCTGCAATCCAAGGGTTCCAGCAGGAATTAGGGGGCAggttggggtggggttggggagagtACTGATTGCCTTTATATCTGGGAATCTGGCTTCATGCAGTATTTGGAAAAAAAGGCTCCCATTACTGTGTGACTGACCTGGTCTAGCAGAGAGGTCAGGGGTTGGTTGATTCAACTTGCACAGAGGTAGGGTCTGTGGCAGAGTCTGCTTTCCTGTCCTGCGCTGTTGGCAGAACCTTAGCTTTGGGGCTGGGGAGTGAGGACAGAGGATTCTGAGCTTCTAGCAGGGCTATGGAGTTGAGAGAGGAGTGAAAAGACACTGGGATCTTGGGGGAAGTTGGATGTTGCAGGCTGGAGTCTAGAGCCACAGAGTGGGAGATCCTGGGGACTGAGGGTTC
The genomic region above belongs to Suricata suricatta isolate VVHF042 chromosome 17, meerkat_22Aug2017_6uvM2_HiC, whole genome shotgun sequence and contains:
- the GRB7 gene encoding growth factor receptor-bound protein 7, translating into MELGLSPPHLSSSPEDLYLTPGTPPGTPPPPDAPLPGEVKRSQPLPIPTSRNLLREEELRTSSLPSIPNPFPELCSPPSQTPILGGPSSARGLLPRDASRPHVVKVYSEDGACRSVEVAAGATARYVCEMLVQRAHALSDENWGLVECHPHLALERALEDHESVVEVQAAWPIGGDSRFVFRKNFAKYELFKSSPHSLFPEKMVSSCLDAHTGISHEDLIQNFLNAGSFPEIQGFLQLRGSGRKLWKRFFCFLRRSGLYYSTKGTSKDPRHLQYVADVNESNVYVVTQGRKLYGMPTDFGFCIKPNKLRNGHKGLRVFCSEDEQSRTCWLAAFRLFKYGVQLYKNFQQAQSRHLRPSCVGSPPLRSVSDNTLVAMDFSGHAGRVIENPREALSAALEEAQAWRKNHRLSLPTPGSGTSLSAAIHRTQPWFHGRISREESQRLIGQQGLVDGLFLVRESQRNPQGFVLSLCHLQKVKHYLILPSEEEGRLYFSMDDGQTRFTDLLQLVEFHQLNRGILPCLLRHCCTRVAF